The Kitasatospora paranensis genome has a window encoding:
- a CDS encoding NAD(P)/FAD-dependent oxidoreductase produces MFAFRTMADCALIDAHLPNVRQAVVVGGGLLGVSAARALAVRGVQVVLAHQGEHLMERHLDEEAAELLRTHLTELGVEVHTECRVRSALTEDRRITGVELADGFRLDAELLIMAAGVRPRTGLALAAGLEVRRGIVVDDRLRTSDPAVHALGDCAEHRGTVYGLAGPALAQADRLARILTGQDAPYEGSRLLTRLTLTGPDSAPLDLAAFGETVPAGPGDRVVRLADASRGTYRKVIVRRDEQGGDRLVGGVLLGDLDTVGDLAGTWEGDEALSAHPLHLLTTQSTTTGGPSR; encoded by the coding sequence GTGTTCGCCTTCCGCACCATGGCGGACTGCGCCCTGATCGACGCCCACCTGCCGAACGTCCGGCAGGCCGTGGTGGTCGGCGGCGGCCTCCTGGGGGTCAGCGCGGCCCGTGCGCTGGCCGTCCGCGGCGTGCAGGTGGTGCTGGCCCACCAGGGCGAGCACCTGATGGAGCGCCACCTCGACGAGGAGGCCGCCGAACTGCTCCGCACCCACCTCACCGAGCTCGGCGTCGAGGTGCACACCGAGTGCCGGGTCCGCTCGGCCCTCACCGAGGACCGCCGGATCACCGGCGTCGAACTCGCCGACGGCTTCCGGCTCGACGCCGAGCTGCTGATCATGGCCGCCGGGGTCCGGCCCCGCACCGGGCTCGCGCTCGCCGCCGGACTGGAGGTGCGCCGCGGGATCGTGGTCGACGACCGGCTGCGCACCTCGGACCCGGCCGTCCACGCCCTGGGCGACTGCGCCGAGCACCGCGGCACGGTCTACGGCCTGGCCGGCCCCGCGCTCGCCCAGGCGGACCGCCTCGCCCGGATCCTGACCGGTCAGGACGCCCCGTACGAGGGCAGCCGGCTGCTGACCCGCCTCACGCTGACCGGCCCGGACTCCGCGCCGCTGGACCTCGCCGCGTTCGGCGAGACCGTGCCCGCCGGCCCCGGGGACCGGGTCGTCCGGCTGGCCGACGCCAGCCGCGGGACCTACCGCAAGGTCATCGTCCGCCGCGACGAGCAGGGCGGCGACCGCCTGGTCGGCGGCGTCCTGCTCGGCGACCTCGACACCGTCGGCGACCTCGCCGGCACCTGGGAGGGCGACGAGGCCCTGTCAGCACACCCGCTGCACCTGCTCACCACCCAGAGCACGACCACCGGAGGGCCCTCCCGATGA
- the nirD gene encoding nitrite reductase small subunit NirD: MTTTAVATNTRVELLAGRSWTSVCDWDQLVPGRGVAVLLPDGTQAAVFRDHTGRLYSVANRDPFTGAYVLSRGLVGSTADGRVYVASPLLKQRFDLATGECLDDETVRIPVHAARLGAA; this comes from the coding sequence ATGACCACGACCGCCGTTGCCACCAACACCCGCGTCGAGCTCCTCGCCGGCCGCTCCTGGACGTCCGTCTGCGACTGGGACCAGCTCGTCCCCGGCCGCGGCGTCGCCGTCCTGCTGCCGGACGGCACCCAGGCCGCCGTCTTCCGCGACCACACCGGCCGGCTCTACTCGGTCGCCAACCGGGACCCGTTCACCGGTGCCTACGTGCTCTCCCGCGGTCTGGTCGGCTCCACCGCCGACGGCCGGGTGTACGTGGCGTCGCCCCTGCTGAAGCAGCGGTTCGACCTGGCCACCGGCGAGTGCCTGGACGACGAGACCGTCCGGATCCCCGTCCACGCGGCCCGTCTCGGCGCCGCCTGA
- a CDS encoding SGNH/GDSL hydrolase family protein, which translates to MAVRHGAVATAAVLLALVPVAGCSSDGAGPRDAAPAPSQPAGGSAASPSAAVKAVPGPYVALGDSYTSGPRVPPQTGTPAGCERSGADYPALVAAALGLGGADFRDVSCSGATTTDLGRPQRTSGGTNPAQLDALTSATRLVTVGIGGNDAGFMDVLTHCARESLRASLRPGSGGTGDGASATAPCRASYAAAGGGPDDVQRRVDAAGAKVADVLGEIRRRAPRAAVYVVGYPTLFPADAAACTDTVGDAVAPGDLAFLAEKQQQLNAMLRERAAAAGARFVDTAAASAGHDLCAGPEQRWIEPVLPAAGAAPLHPNALGERGMAAAVLAAVRS; encoded by the coding sequence ATGGCAGTCAGGCACGGTGCGGTCGCCACGGCGGCGGTGCTGCTCGCCCTGGTACCGGTCGCCGGCTGCAGCAGTGACGGCGCCGGGCCGCGGGATGCCGCGCCGGCCCCGTCGCAGCCCGCCGGCGGGTCCGCCGCGTCCCCGTCGGCCGCGGTGAAGGCCGTGCCCGGCCCGTACGTCGCGCTCGGCGACTCCTACACCTCCGGGCCGCGGGTGCCGCCGCAGACCGGCACGCCCGCCGGCTGCGAGCGCTCCGGGGCGGACTACCCGGCGCTGGTGGCCGCCGCTCTGGGGCTGGGCGGCGCCGACTTCCGGGACGTGAGCTGCAGCGGGGCCACGACCACCGATCTCGGCCGACCCCAGCGGACGTCCGGCGGCACCAACCCGGCGCAGCTCGACGCCCTGACGTCGGCGACCCGGCTGGTCACCGTCGGCATCGGCGGCAACGACGCGGGCTTCATGGACGTGCTCACCCACTGCGCGCGCGAGTCCCTCCGCGCCTCGCTGCGCCCCGGCAGCGGCGGCACCGGTGACGGGGCGTCGGCCACCGCCCCCTGCCGGGCCTCGTACGCCGCCGCCGGCGGCGGGCCGGACGACGTCCAGCGCCGGGTCGACGCGGCGGGCGCGAAGGTCGCCGACGTCCTCGGCGAGATCCGCCGGCGCGCACCGCGCGCGGCCGTGTACGTGGTCGGCTACCCGACGCTCTTTCCGGCGGACGCCGCCGCCTGCACGGACACCGTGGGCGATGCCGTGGCCCCCGGCGACCTGGCCTTCCTCGCCGAGAAGCAGCAGCAGCTCAACGCGATGCTCCGGGAGCGCGCGGCCGCCGCCGGTGCCCGGTTCGTCGACACCGCGGCGGCCTCCGCGGGGCACGACCTGTGCGCCGGGCCGGAGCAGCGCTGGATCGAGCCGGTCCTCCCGGCGGCCGGCGCGGCGCCCCTGCACCCGAACGCCCTCGGGGAGCGCGGCATGGCCGCGGCCGTGCTCGCCGCCGTCCGGAGCTGA
- a CDS encoding PAC2 family protein encodes MRDPHELYELEPAGVAAVAVAQEAAADADSGLVLLYHFEGFMDAGEAGTQVVAHLLEHGSPQVVARFDHDRLVDYRARRPAMVFDRERWTDYDPPEILLQLVKDSVGAPFLVLSGPEPDTEWELFSAAVRGLIERFDVRLAVDFHGIPMGVPHTRPVGLTPHGTRMDLASGYPKWFDQAQVPGSAQALLEYRLAESGHDVLGFAVHVPHYIARSAYPSAAVVILEAVQSATGLVLPGTELRLRVDEVHAEIEEQLSQGDGELRSAIRGMEGQYDAVAGADDRDSLLAETADLPSADELGRRFEEFLAEHERDSE; translated from the coding sequence GTGCGTGATCCCCACGAGTTGTATGAGCTGGAACCGGCGGGCGTCGCCGCGGTCGCCGTGGCTCAGGAGGCCGCGGCCGACGCCGACAGCGGGCTGGTGCTGCTGTACCACTTCGAGGGCTTCATGGACGCGGGCGAGGCGGGCACCCAGGTGGTCGCCCACCTGCTGGAGCACGGCTCCCCGCAGGTGGTGGCCCGGTTCGACCACGACCGCCTGGTGGACTACCGCGCCCGGCGGCCCGCGATGGTGTTCGACCGCGAGCGCTGGACGGACTACGACCCGCCGGAGATCCTCCTCCAGCTGGTGAAGGACTCCGTCGGCGCGCCGTTCCTGGTGCTGTCCGGGCCGGAGCCGGACACCGAGTGGGAGCTGTTCTCGGCCGCCGTGCGCGGCCTGATCGAGCGCTTCGACGTCCGGCTGGCGGTCGACTTCCACGGCATCCCGATGGGCGTGCCGCACACCCGTCCGGTGGGGCTCACCCCGCACGGCACCCGGATGGACCTCGCGTCCGGGTACCCGAAGTGGTTCGACCAGGCGCAGGTGCCCGGCAGCGCGCAGGCACTGCTGGAGTACCGCCTCGCCGAATCCGGGCACGACGTGCTGGGCTTCGCCGTCCACGTGCCGCACTACATCGCCCGCTCGGCCTACCCGTCCGCCGCGGTGGTGATCCTGGAGGCGGTCCAGTCCGCGACGGGCCTCGTGCTGCCGGGCACCGAGCTCCGGCTGCGGGTGGACGAGGTGCACGCGGAGATCGAGGAGCAGCTCTCCCAGGGCGACGGCGAACTCCGCTCCGCGATCCGCGGCATGGAGGGCCAGTACGACGCGGTGGCCGGCGCGGACGACCGGGACAGCCTCCTCGCCGAGACGGCCGACCTCCCGTCGGCGGACGAGCTGGGCCGCCGCTTCGAGGAGTTCCTCGCCGAGCACGAACGCGACTCCGAGTAG